The Nitrospira sp. genome window below encodes:
- a CDS encoding LPS-assembly protein LptD, with product MADPFAWIFRWRLLVVPLLIMPFFGSAAHAQTGVVGSAFGSDPLDVTAERIDYRQDQEVYDATGSVVIRQGKMKLTADHVTIQTLPGILTAVGHVHLMDPQADVTAERMEINVNTEAGVATHGELYIPSTNTFVSGRLMQRFSEYHYRAKDGSFTNCDVQDGEVPAWRFRFKDLDMGVGDTLAFKGGWFCLFDVPTVPLPTFSYPLARRQTGFLIPTVTYDNRFGFHMQGSFFWAINPSQDLTISPKYYSNLGYGSDFEYRYVLDRRSRGKWFLSFLQQTQLPNVSGITQTDGDIERARATLTGSHTQYITDTLLLRANANLVTDPNFFQQLSNSGVLRALPSSESNLLATQRLPYGNLYLLGLYLQPLQAGGTDTFQRLPETGYQLPYTSLFHSPILFGVEGNHVNFYREEGFTLNRINVVPGIETEVIHLGHIMGIRPQAKFREVYYTKGAQSDEGQHRETFWVGVEAMSKLTRRFSLADGGNVLHSLEPSVMYEYVPSTNQSKLAQIDQVDDLPKKNLVTYMLRSRVLEQGKHTAFNWVDLTVAQSYHVGEVQARARDFTPGMLPFLGSVTQPIQPATVPIQGRKFSDIWMRAVIGNNLPPQLGMSQLDAPIFGRAAQAWALRPPINRYVTIDAFFDPYQPGLSQINTDLRFQEGTNWYFEIGQRFTRNGNRVRRGDIWNPISFNEVFAPTSEIQFVTMGGALRTPWGWTVGAKAYYDVKNGRSPEVDAVALYQNPCKCWSVGFYYLKFPDREQYSAMLSLTGIGWTDSAGTALMRTLLSPLLWGERGLPWAVPGGPYGLPPQASETGEESVGNPGRR from the coding sequence ATGGCGGATCCTTTCGCGTGGATCTTCCGGTGGCGTCTTCTCGTCGTTCCCCTCCTGATCATGCCGTTCTTTGGATCCGCCGCACATGCTCAGACGGGAGTCGTCGGTTCAGCTTTCGGATCCGATCCTCTCGATGTGACGGCAGAGCGCATCGACTATCGTCAGGACCAGGAAGTTTACGATGCCACCGGATCCGTCGTGATCCGACAAGGAAAGATGAAGTTGACGGCCGACCACGTCACTATTCAGACGCTCCCAGGGATTCTGACGGCTGTTGGCCATGTGCATTTGATGGATCCACAGGCTGATGTGACCGCTGAACGGATGGAGATCAATGTCAATACCGAGGCCGGCGTGGCGACGCACGGGGAGCTCTACATTCCGTCTACCAACACCTTCGTCTCAGGACGGTTGATGCAGCGGTTTTCGGAATACCATTACCGGGCTAAGGACGGTAGTTTTACGAACTGCGACGTACAAGATGGAGAAGTCCCCGCGTGGCGATTTCGTTTTAAAGACCTTGACATGGGGGTCGGAGACACGCTGGCGTTTAAAGGTGGCTGGTTCTGCCTGTTTGATGTACCGACAGTTCCGCTACCCACGTTTTCCTATCCCCTTGCCAGACGACAGACCGGATTTCTTATTCCGACGGTCACCTATGACAATCGGTTCGGATTTCATATGCAAGGAAGCTTTTTCTGGGCCATCAATCCAAGCCAAGACTTGACGATTTCACCGAAGTATTACAGTAATCTGGGATATGGGTCGGATTTCGAATATCGGTATGTCTTGGACCGGCGATCTCGCGGGAAATGGTTTCTGAGCTTTCTGCAACAGACGCAATTGCCTAATGTCTCTGGGATAACCCAAACAGATGGAGACATCGAGCGGGCGCGAGCGACGCTTACGGGAAGCCATACGCAATACATCACAGATACGCTCTTGCTCCGTGCCAATGCGAATCTCGTCACGGACCCCAATTTCTTCCAGCAACTCAGCAATTCAGGCGTGTTACGAGCCTTACCGAGTAGTGAGTCAAACTTACTGGCGACTCAGCGGTTGCCATATGGCAATCTCTATCTCTTAGGTCTCTATCTCCAACCCCTTCAAGCCGGAGGGACAGATACGTTCCAACGTCTGCCGGAAACCGGCTATCAACTTCCATACACATCGCTGTTTCATTCTCCGATCTTGTTCGGCGTAGAGGGGAATCACGTCAATTTTTACCGGGAAGAGGGTTTTACCCTTAATCGGATTAATGTGGTTCCAGGTATTGAGACGGAGGTGATTCACCTCGGACACATCATGGGGATTCGGCCTCAAGCAAAGTTTCGAGAAGTCTACTACACGAAGGGCGCACAGTCTGACGAAGGACAACATCGAGAGACGTTTTGGGTGGGGGTGGAGGCCATGTCAAAATTGACGCGCCGCTTTTCGCTCGCTGACGGCGGAAATGTTCTTCACAGTCTCGAACCCTCGGTGATGTATGAGTATGTACCATCGACAAATCAATCAAAACTGGCTCAGATCGACCAAGTCGATGATCTGCCGAAGAAAAATCTTGTGACGTACATGCTCCGCAGTCGCGTCTTGGAGCAAGGTAAACACACGGCCTTTAATTGGGTTGATCTGACGGTGGCGCAGAGTTATCACGTGGGGGAGGTGCAAGCGAGGGCTCGAGATTTTACCCCAGGGATGCTTCCTTTCTTAGGGTCAGTGACCCAACCGATCCAGCCCGCCACGGTACCGATCCAAGGAAGAAAGTTTTCTGATATCTGGATGCGAGCCGTGATCGGAAATAATCTTCCACCACAACTTGGCATGTCACAGTTGGATGCCCCGATATTTGGGCGGGCAGCGCAGGCCTGGGCATTGCGTCCACCTATCAATCGCTATGTGACCATTGATGCTTTCTTTGACCCCTATCAGCCCGGACTGAGTCAGATCAACACCGATCTTCGATTTCAGGAGGGAACGAATTGGTATTTCGAAATAGGCCAACGGTTCACGAGAAACGGCAATCGAGTCCGTCGAGGAGATATTTGGAATCCGATTTCATTCAATGAGGTATTTGCCCCGACCAGTGAGATCCAGTTTGTGACGATGGGGGGTGCCTTACGGACTCCATGGGGCTGGACCGTTGGAGCCAAAGCCTACTATGACGTCAAGAATGGCCGAAGTCCTGAGGTTGACGCAGTGGCACTGTATCAGAATCCATGCAAGTGTTGGTCGGTCGGATTCTATTATTTAAAATTTCCCGATCGGGAGCAGTACAGCGCGATGCTGAGTCTCACGGGAATTGGTTGGACGGACAGCGCTGGAACGGCCCTGATGCGAACATTGTTGAGCCCGCTGCTCTGGGGTGAGCGTGGCCTCCCCTGGGCTGTCCCAGGAGGCCCCTATGGCCTTCCTCCTCAAGCTTCGGAGACTGGAGAGGAATCGGTTGGAAATCCCGGTCGACGATGA